The DNA sequence gggaagcacggatgaaaacgatgacagcagagcagttagaaaacctgacttgggaacaattcaaagccggtatatatgacaagtatatacccaagagctaccgcaagaagaaggaagctgaattttacaatctaaaacaagggaagatgtcggtaactcaatacgacaggatgttctgcgatatgtctagatatgcgccggaacaaattgacacagatgaaaagatggctgaaaagttttgtgccggtctggggcacgaaattaggatagctttggcaagccacggaggattatcttacactgagtcgctcagccgagcgttagacattgaggcagccatgccaggagaaagacttgcaattgtacctgcgccagcacctccacatgatcaaagatataatcagaatttcaaaggaaagaggagatgggacaacagtaacccgaaccaaggcgagaagaggccatggcagggacgggtcttccagtcacagggctatggaggtcagagtgcaccgaaacagatgggaaataaccaacagagggccccacattgccccaaatgtaacaaaaatcatgtgggaatctgtaaggccggcagtgatagttgctatatctgtaaccagaaggggtactatgcaaaccggtgcccgaataagcaacatggaacgagttcaaggccaaacccacctatccaggctccgcatctgcgagcaattcaagctttgccccaaccatacccaaggcagcaaccacagtatcagcagccacagcagcaccaacagctacagtaccaaccacaacctcaacaacagtatcagcaacaggcccgccaacaacagcagcgacaacagaaacaacatgaaaaaaacctcgtcatgctagagcctatgctatgaggcagaaacagcccgagaacaaccagggaaacctggcaggtatgggcatgctacttaATACCCATGTcgtacttctgtttgatacgggcgcatcgcatactttcatttcaagtacatgtgtcgacaccttaaaacttaaaatggaaagagctgaccaggagttgagtatatcatcacctataggagggatgacgatagtcaaacatgtgtgcttgaacttagaattgaacataggatcactCAAGATGGTGGTGCACAACtcatatgttataccgatgagAGACGTGGACATAattctaggaatggactggctggCTGAAAATTACGCCACCATCCTATGTAAtgaaagacggatatcatttcgacccccaggaagggagccgtcacatttccacggaattagcatgggaagaagaaagatgatcatctccgctctACAAGCAAcgagaatgatgaagaagggatacccagcttacctcgtatacttgcacggagaaccgggaactgaaaggagcatagaagatgtagcaattgtacgggatttttcagatgtatttccagagattctgccagggccaccaccggacaaaccaattgagtttaccattgatttggagcccggggcagctcccatttcgaaggcaccataccgaatggctcctaaagagttggaagaactcaagatacaactgcaagaacttttggaacttggattcattaggctaAGTGTATCACCTtagggtgcacccgtacttttcgtaaagaaaaagaatggcacattgcgaatgtgcatagactatagggaactgaacaaagtgacactgaagaataaatatcctttaccaaggatagatgacctctttgACGAGTTCAAGGGAgtaagcgtgttctcgaagattgatttacggtctggttatcaccagctgaagattcgaccagaagacgtacctaagacggcatttcgaactaggtatggccactatgaatttgtagttgtgccattcgggctaactaatgcgccagccgtattcatggacctcatgaatcgagtgtttcatcTGTACTTAGATAAATTTGTCTTGGTGtttatagatgacatcctgatctactcgaagaacgagaaagaccatgaggaacatctgagaattgttctgaaaacgttgaggacggagcgcctttatgccaaattcagcaagtgcgagttttggctcagcgaagtaacgtttttaggacatattgtgtcatcagaagggattaaagtggaccctgaaaaagtgcaagcagtgcgcgaatggaaatcgcctactaaccctaatgagataagaagtttcttaggattggcaggttactattggaggtttatggaaggattttccaaaattgcaaggccaatgacgcaactattcaggaagggaataaaattttattggacagaggagtgcgagaagagcttccaagaactcaaggaaaagtttactacggcaccagtgttagccgtcccaacagctgacaaggaatatgtgatctacacggacgcgtccaaaaatggactcggTTGTGTActaatgcaagaaggaaaagtgatGGCATacgcgtcacgacagcttaggccacatgaactaaattacccgactcatgatctggagttagctgcagtggtgcatgcgctgaagatttggagacaccacctatatggagttaggtgtgagatattcacagaccacaaaagcctgaaatactttttcgagcaaaaggaccttaatatgagacaaaggagatggctcgaactagtgaaagattatgactgtggtattaactaccacccaggcaaggccaacgtagtggctgatgcattgagtcgtaaaactcaatctaaattgggaactctcatcactcgagagacggtgctcataagggaatttagcaaaatgagcatagaagtgattaaaccaccagggacgatagcaagcgttgtggcaacggtacctaacttgaggaagacgatcgtagaagcacaaagaaaagatgagaaaatggagaaactacgggaagcagtaaggaaaggaggagtcaagaattatcaagaagcagcagataatgctatcctctttgagggaagaatatgcattccccacgatgatgagcttaaggataaaatcatgagtgaggctcacgataccccttatactgcccacccaggcagtactaagatgtatcaagatctaaagaagcatttttggtgggaaggcatgaaaagagacatagcatcctttgtagagagatgcctagcttgccaacaagtgaaggccctacaccaaaggccatatggaaagctacaaccgttggaaattccagaatggaagtgggagcacatcgcaatggattttgtgaccagtttgcccaaaacaaagagaggaaacactgccatttgggtaatagtggatcgactcacaaaatgtgctcattttataccaataccgatcacacatgggtcagacaagctagctcagttgtatgttcgagagattgtacgcttacacggtgtacccgtgtcgatcacttcagaccgagactcaaaatttacttctagattttggatgagcttacagaaggagttaggcacgaggttaaatttcagcaccgccttccacccgcagacagatgggcagtctgaaaggacaattcagaccctcgaagatatgttgagaacagtggtgttagatagaggtggaagttgggaaatagtgctgccgttgattgaatttgcctataataacagttaccaggcgactatcgatatggcaccatatgaggcattgtatggaagaaaatgtagatcaccactttattcggatgaagtgggtgagagaaaagttttaggaccagacatggtcaatgagatggttgagatagtccgccagatcagagggcgaataaaagaggcacaagatagacagaaatcttacgctgatgcacgtcgaactgagttatgttttgaaataggagacaaggtcttcctaaaggtatctcctaccaaggggataactaggtttggtgtcaagggaaaacttaggccccgattcgtaggaccttatgatattttggagagaataggcccagtagcctataggttggcgttaccaccaagttttggaaacgttcacaatgttttccacgtatcacaactcagaaaatacgttttcgatccaaagcacataatccaccaagaagagatgatcctttgcccagacttgagctatgaagagagaccagaggccattctagatcgaaaagtacaacaactcaggaataaggcaatcacatcagtgaaagtcttatggagataCCACGGACAataggaagccacgtgggagcttgaagacaaaatgaaggagaaataccccgaactgttttagaagaaatatgcaaatttcgggacgaaatttttgttaagaggggtagtatgtagtgacccgctcttttatatattttaaatccagtaatgagtgtttatttttgttcatcagtgaatgaaaacggttattatcctgatatgaattcagtttatgatcctaatttttttttatcagagatggagtattattttagccgtatgcttttgtatgcatgagaaaaacgcgacgaggattattgagttattcaataattattatttttaattgacttagcaaagtcaagttatttattaatcgagaaacggaagcagttatattttattaatgctactagaagtcgaggattTATTCCGACAGcaaagcagattaaatctacggatttaatttaagttatattatagtttatcaagttagcaggcaaggaaaaagatatcaaacAGATACAATAACGGATGATAGAGAatagaagccagtattttattacagttcacGAATACAGTCTActtcccagcttggggaaaattGTATAGTATTTTACAAGGTTGAATTTACCACCATTTGCTTCCCCACCACTACACCTACTCTTCCACTACACCAACTTCTCCACTACATTTTTCCCCACCAACTCCAACACTTCACCCATTCCTTCCATTTCGCACCGGCAATCACAAAGAGAAGGAAGACTTGGCTTAACTACTTTGCCAAGATTTCAAGCTGCTCCAGTCCAGTAGTACCCCAACACTCGAAGCATTGGAGGAAGAAATCATTTACTGCACTGCTGCCAAACTTCAAGGAAGTAGGCTTTCTTCAACTTTCTTCATCACCTTTTTCCATATTCCACCTGCATTAATACAAGAACATCAATCTTGAATTATTTCAGAGCTATTCCAGTTCATCTAGTAACACCACAGCAGCCAACATCAATTACAAGCCTAAATTTCTCATTGAATTCAATAGCAACAAACAGCCACCAACACCAAGCATAgcaggtatatactaagctcaGCTCCAGTTCATATATCATATCATCAAGCATATGTTTAAAAGGAAATACATAGTATATGGGTGTATATTACACTTTGATAGCTATAGTTCATCAAGAGATTCACGAACGAGGATTTATAATAGCATAGAAGTTAAACTTAGCTTTGGAGAATaagggccgactgcccaagcaACTGTCAAACCCCGACGCCGGACGGAGCTGGCGGAAGCTGAACGATGCCGGGAAAGAAAAGGGCCGACTGCCTCGTCCGGTGGGGACTGAGTGACGATAACGGTGACAGGGACGAACTCTCTCGGCCTCACCGAGACTTGAAGGCGACAGCTACGGCGTTACCGATCTagggggagaagaagaagaccGGTACCAGGACCggagcagcagcaactccagtcggcggcgactccaggcgaagcagcagccACTCCCAGACGACGACCGGCGCCGTTTGAGTCGCTGGATTCCGGACGAAAGAGTAGCAACAGCGGCAACGATGATATTTCAGATCCATGGCCCGATTTAGGGCTCTGCGATGAAGAGAAAAGGGGGCGCTGGGCTAGACTTGTAGAAGGCCGACGCCGGTGATAGCGGACGATGACTGGACCGCCGGAGAAGGTGGAACCGACCGGATTTTGAGGGGCGCCGAACGAGCAGGCTGGAGAGGAAGGGGCGAGCAGctccttgagagagagaggagagtgaGACGGCAAGGTGTGCCGCCCTCTGCCAGGCACGGCCGCGccggcagcggcggcgacgcCCGCCTCGGCTGGAGacggatcgagagagagagagggttagaagcgtgcgtctgtgtgtgtgtgtttctttgagagagagaaaggaccGAGTATGTTGAGAGATGACTCGAAGTGAGAGGAGTCAGGCGGTCTCGCCGGAGCCTCGACGGCCGACACCTCGGCTGGAGGCGGatcgaaagagagagagaaccgaagggaGCGGCTCCaacagagagaaagaaagagaacagAGATGGGGAGGAAACGTGAGGTAGAAAGAGAAGGGCTCAGCCGAATTTGGAAGGAAAAGGGGGAAGAGAATTGGGTgttgggccattacattgggctcgaatttttttttatatttgggctcgattttttttttaattttgggcttgagttattgtttgggccgaatttGAGCTTGTTTATTTTAAGGAAATTGggcttttccttttaatttattgtgggccgaattattttaaGCTGGGCTTGATGTTATTTTTAATCACTTGGGCTTCACATctaaattatgaattgggcctctgattttatttatatgggccgattttaattactgattgggcctctgaatttatttatatgggcctttgattaatttatttcagtTGGACCTTGGTtaatttatttcagttgggccttatttattttactcagatgggcctctattacattatttcgttgggcctcgtttgatttatttaattgagcccagctaatcaaattatttatttattgggccaagatttatttaattacttgagccgatgaattatttcaattgggcctctcatgttaattattcaagcccacttctatttaattaattattaggctgccttatgttgagccttttaattatttaatcttataacattacttgttcctagTTATTAAGCCcaattaattatgaggttataaagcgaataagttgaagtatttatttattttctattgactacgaggaatggggtttatttaatcagtggagtataacatcctgaagagaatagattaattttagttaattatccggcttcatgagatgaGACTTAGCTTTGGTTTAAATCCGATaatctggattaacaatagaaattccctgattatttctgaataataattcataagaggatcatgcatcgttaattacgcattctcatttaattgagaattttccctcgatttaaagtcttacgttattttctcggattaaaggtcgagcgcaagaataagagctcgtcaaggagtcactaatctgtagcaaagctttgctatcaggtgggttactttcatatatatcaaatgagtttaatgttatgtttgaacggttatttcattgcaaaatctttgaactgaaaattatttcaaatgttgtcttgccataaatgtttcaatgtttggtatgatatctatctgatgtggctttgccagttattatgcaatcgaattcgggtcttgagcagttgatagctatcctgccagggctagtgtacaccagtgaccgtgagtcatctagcgggttggccggtcaagtgtccgtgagaggtggccacctctccggcacacagttccagatatgatagattacaagagaacttagtctgcagacgaactttaagaatcacaaatgaatttagtaagcttgggcctttttagcgaaaaactcccttgctgtactgtttatgatggcatgacaatttacaactttacgaagcatgttatatttcatagtaggcatatgtgcccactgagtacttttgtactcagccctgcatatatttctaaatgtgcaggttgagcagctgccgatggtgatgaagtgacgagcgggactcttttgtcttattatgtattaatgaactctagggttacatgtcttcatacatgtaatcagaaccttattccgctgcgtactcagaatttttatgttattttggataagtcggagttatccgaacttactagttatttgagtctatacgactaaaactccgttatattataaatatccctgttgttaacaatgatactgcgatcctttcttgtttgaatattcccctttctaccccgcttctaatctccctccattagtcacggtttccccggcttaattatccttaattatgtccggtcgtgacagcAATGTCACCAGTTGAACGAACAGTGGTCAAGATTGCCTTATATAAAAATGTCTTTCCAGTGCCACTAGGACCATCAATGAAAAAGCCTGACCCAATTGGTGTAGCAAGACTGGACATTATCTCAAGATAAGCAAAGCATTGTCTTTCATTAAAACGACCCACCGAAGCTAAATCAGATTCTGCAATCGGCATATTAATTTCTGCTGCAAACTCACGACTATTTATCTCTTCACGAGTCAACCCAACTATATAATCAACCACAGAGTACTCATCTATCCCATGACCCATCACTTGCAACAAAGAATCAATGGACCTTAAAGATAACCGATAACCCTCTGCATGGTCTAACAGATAATCCCGTATTATATCAGCAGATAAAGCTTCTCTAAATTCAATCCACAGATTTTTGGGATCAGAAGGGGAATTAAAAACAAGAATAATCGCAAATAATTTTCGCAGAGCAGACGGCATTTGATAAGTTGCAGCTTCCTGAATCGCATGCCTAACATCGTTGTCAGAATCCAACAAGCCTCTATCAAGAGCTGCCTCGCGAAAGGACAAAAACAATACGCCATTTGATgttctcaaatcttcaaaagatGTTGGAGCCCTAACATGATTCAGCAACAACCTTAAATAAAAACGCTCCACTTCTGTAATATTGACCGAGACAAGTCTACCGATTGTCCCTAACCTAGAGCGCGGTGTCCACCTCCTAGTTTGTAAGCTCCATACAAAATGTTCAACAAATTCCCGATACAATAAATTTAGTGCTGCAACTTCAACAAATTTATTCATCTCAAAAAACTCTGTAAGTTGTGTCCTGTTAGCACGATCAGAATCTACAATTTTCGGAAGAGATTGGTTGGCCGCGAAGAAAACCTGCTGATACCCCGACAAATGAACGTGTAATTGCAAAACTGATGGATACATATCAAAAATATCAAATCCATAAATTCGCCACATAGCTTCCGGAGCACAAAGCCACCGTGACTTTTGAAAATCAGAAATCTCATCTATTGGCTCAGTAGATTCAACATCAACAATATTGTATGCTATTTGATCATTACCCTTACAAACATATTTGTAAAGATACTTCACTGATCTAACATCTGTACAAACCTGGACGTTAATATGGCAATCAAACTTTGCCAACAAATAAGCATTATAAGGGACCATCCATCTGTTATCCAACCACTTGCCACGCACCAAAACCTTTTTTCCATCATCTCTACGCTTGTAGTCGGGGTATGAGTCCAACCGATGTTCAGTGTTTGACTTAAACTCTTTTGGATAATAACTTTTGCATTTTTCCCCTATCATGCATGCATTCTTTGGGTTGAGTTCACCACATGGCCCATGCATCATATGATTGATAACACAAGAATGTAGATGCGGAGTCAGGTCAAGATCTGGAATCTCAGCTGATACAAATCGATCATAGGCCTCAGTTGAAGTTACCTTATATCGTGGTTGCAATATTATCAACCAATGAACATGTGGAAGGCCTCTTTTTTGAAATTCAATCACATAAAAATAAGCAGCAACTACCCCGAACAAAGAGTCTTTtacaatttccttttttagtTCCTCATTTTTGGCCCTAAAAACTCTTGCATACAAATCAGCTCTATTATGACTTTTCTCAACAGGAAATAATTCACTTTGAATTTCCACCCACTTTGGATTACAAGTCATTGTGAGAAAAATATCCGGGCGTCCAAATTTTGCGACAAGTGCCAACGCATTCATGTAACGACAACGTAGATCACGCGAGCCACCTGTAAAGGTCTTAGGAAGAAGAACACGCTTACCAACAGATTTTGCGCTAATAACACCATTAGATGTTATACTCTGAACTATCCCTTGATACGATTCAGCCCTCATTTCAAACTTAGACTGATTATGGCGAAAAAAATCTAGTCTTTGTGTCTCGATCTTAACATAAGTATCAAAGACAAGTGGACGCTGAGGCCGCCCGTTGAAAACCAGAAACCAAAAATAATAATCCCGTATAAAACAGTAACGAATCCTTAAAAAACCTACAGGCTAAAGGCAATAACCCAATTTGCTCCTAGTCCTAGAATAATGAACCTCATTCTCTAAACTTcaaaacaataactataacgaAGAAACAATGCGACATGACATTTAAATACAATGAAAGAGCCAAAACACATGAAGACAAAGATCataacacaaataaaaaatagaacaaaACCAAGCGCACAGTTGAATTTGGAGAGGCGGAATAGCTTTCTTAGAGTAGAAACACGCTGGggagaaaaaacacaaaattagaAAGTAAAAAAATGATGGAGATCATAAGATGTCAAAAAGCCAAACAAAACATATGAGCAAGTAACCTAATAGGAATCAACTGTCGTACTCCTTATTTAATGATGAAGGTCTTGAGAGTATACATTTAATTCTCAAGAATTACAGTTCTATATTTATGATGGTGCATTAGTACATAATATGTGGGTGTGTTGGAAAAAATGATGTTTCATAGGCAAGCTCAAGTTGTTTATACTTTTTAACATTGAACCTGAAAACTAATACATTTTAATTTACAGAGATTTGAAGACGTAAGAGAGAAAATCCATGTTGTGGAGACTTACTCAAGTGTCAGACAATACTCACTACTCTTGAAGAAGTGAATGTCAATGAACGAGCATGTGTCTGagaataatttagaaaaaaaaaaattagaatgaatatATCAATATATGTAGAGGACCTAGAGGTCTCAAAATAATGTACTACAAGATTAGTGAAATATCAATATATGTAGAGGTCTAAAAAAAACTAACCTAACTTACATATTGAATAGAACAATTAATACTGACTatacataattatattaaatcagttatattcaattaatcaattaaaataaatttaaattaaaaatgtaGGCCCATTCCTCCAATCATATATAATTCATTACCATCACGTGCACTCATGAGCAAGAACCATACATTATTATCATCAATTAAAAATAGAGTCCTAGTCAAAATCCACACAATATACTCCATCTGCGTTTTTTCTTCTGCACACTTGCACCCACAATTTCCTCTCTCTACCCTgtaactctctttctctctctaccctCTCTCACACCTTCATATCTCTCTGTACGTTTCACATTTGCAATAAAGAGTAAATCTCAATCCCAaatccctcttcttcttctccttttttcttaatttcaaaTGAATAACCAGAAAGCCGCTGCTGATGCCGATACCGAAGCCGCTAGCTAGCTCTCAAtatattcaacaatttttttcttaaaactcgcgtCACTCCCTCCTAAGAAATTATTttgtagacggagggagtataaaataacaacaacaataattagTGGATAAACAAGTTGccgaaatagaaattttattaaaaaaaaaagatagaaaaGGAACTTGAAAACCCCTAAAAACACATACGCTATGGATAAACAAGTACTATTAGTTAAATCTTAAAAAGAAACTAATTATATAAGCCCCAAACTTAAAAATAAGTCATCGCTTTACTTGTCTTAAATTTATTATGTACTTCTATATACTTTAGTCTTCTTGCTACTTTCTATTTCTTGATTCTCTATTTGAAATTTCCACGATACAATAATTTGAATATCGTTTGAGGACATGTCACCTCGAGTTTTTGGGGATTAGCTGACTGCATAAATGTTCTGTTTATATCTTCCTAGCCTTCTTCTTTGTGTTTatcttttctatatatattgaatttttCTATATGAGTGTATTctatttgattgataaatttatcattagaaAAAGTGGAAAAACAAAAAGTTCCTCTTTTAAATGCCTTATTTTTTTTACCCaccattttctacaaaagagaatttcatcatttatcatttattctttcaattccaaagagggataatattatcccttcattttTTGTGTGACAAAGTAAAAAGGATAAATGATAAAGGTGAAAGGTCAAATTctaaatgaagaaaaagaaagaatacatTTAAAGTGTgaattttttgttatccctcattttcatATGATAAAGTAATTTAATTATCAATCAAAGAGAAGACACCCTACAATCCTCAATTGGCTTTAACTATAAAGGAGCTAGAGTCTTTTCTTTGGTTACTaatttatcataagaaaagGACAAAGTTTATCACATTTAATGGTCTCCATCTTTATTATGTTTTCTaggataaataaatatgaaaaatattatcacatcaatacctcttgataatattatcatgaattaatttgaataaaaatGAAGCAAAAGGAATGTtcaggaaaaagaaaaattccaTCCTGCTAATGGAAAAATATTCACACTACAACATGTGAAAAGGAagtgaaaaatgatgaaaatatatgttttccacCCTTTTAATAAAGAGAACAGTCCACAAATGTAAAATCACAACATATATGGGAACATCTTCATAGTAATAActtgaatttaaattatttaaaggGAAAATACctgtttttctcttctttgtttttcctttttctttttgcaGTACGTTTTGCTTGTTATCTGGGCTCGTCTCGATTTTCTTATATGGATCTACCGATTCAATCCTCCCTTCGACCAACACGAAAACCACAATGAGATATGAAATTGAGAGGGAGCTCAAACTTCAGCATACAAAGAAGATGCcaaaaaatgataataaaattCGGACTTAATTTTCCTTTCTTTAGCCACATGTGTTTGACAGTATTCTAGATCTGTTTTCTTCTCTAGATACGaacctaattaataattattataaacaatattgcaaataattaaatattacaaCTATGTTATCTATATTAAAGTTGCGATCAATCAGTTATATTGAATATCCAGTTGAACAAGCCAGCAAAGAATCGAGTTGAATTTTAACCCGGCCCTCAATATGGACAAGAAACACAAGAAACTGAACCACAACTTAGCTAAAACTCAACCAAGACTCGATGTTCCCGATCGGAACCCTCAAAGCAAACAACAAAGCAAGAAACCCAGCCCCAAGACTGATTCGATTGTGTTATTCTGAGCTCAAGCAAACAACAAAGCAAGAAACCCAGCCCCAAAACTAATTCGATTGTGTTATTCTCAGCTCAATTTCTCATAAAAATTCTAGGGTTATAAAAACGAAAAATGATAAAAGCAAGGTGCAGAAATCAAAGCTTACCTCCTTGTTTTGTTG is a window from the Salvia miltiorrhiza cultivar Shanhuang (shh) unplaced genomic scaffold, IMPLAD_Smil_shh original_scaffold_419_1, whole genome shotgun sequence genome containing:
- the LOC131004562 gene encoding uncharacterized protein LOC131004562, with translation MRAESYQGIVQSITSNGVISAKSVGKRVLLPKTFTGGSRDLRCRYMNALALVAKFGRPDIFLTMTCNPKWVEIQSELFPVEKSHNRADLYARVFRAKNEELKKEIVKDSLFGVVAAYFYVIEFQKRGLPHVHWLIILQPRYKVTSTEAYDRFVSAEIPDLDLTPHLHSCVINHMMHGPCGELNPKNACMIGEKCKSYYPKEFKSNTEHRLDSYPDYKRRDDGKKVLVRGKWLDNRWMVPYNAYLLAKFDCHINVQVCTDVRSVKYLYKYVCKGNDQIAYNIVDVESTEPIDEISDFQKSRWLCAPEAMWRIYGFDIFDMYPSVLQLHVHLSGYQQVFFAANQSLPKIVDSDRANRTQLTEFFEMNKFVEVAALNLLYREFVEHFVWSLQTRRWTPRSRLGTIGRLVSVNITEVERFYLRLLLNHVRAPTSFEDLRTSNGVLFLSFREAALDRGLLDSDNDVRHAIQEAATYQMPSALRKLFAIILVFNSPSDPKNLWIEFREALSADIIRDYLLDHAEGYRLSLRSIDSLLQVMGHGIDEYSVVDYIVGLTREEINSREFAAEINMPIAESDLASVGRFNERQCFAYLEIMSSLATPIGSGFFIDGPSGTGKTFLYKAILTTVRSTGDIAVTTGHN